In Lytechinus variegatus isolate NC3 chromosome 12, Lvar_3.0, whole genome shotgun sequence, a single window of DNA contains:
- the LOC121425130 gene encoding RING finger protein 145-like, which yields MDLGKPNLLRFSNVVLRLPSVFILESLYHSRAKKLIEESDVLNNEVVEKLGVAPEKLTLGAQYVGYLIALLLHALPLHMLFKFYVHMIVGILILASHHLSSHYLALQAQADPASHESIYNTTSSIHQLFMFIGLQTVICVVCSQLLKTRHIWAFAPYLLPLLARACGLSVPFAVVMHAIAEIICMVVVTVFTLRHILVPYRLALIGLQTLQEYVELYGIVSVVLALYNRFFVPAIYLVFWITIFMYQLYSYFANKSHMAVQEKWVLILLASVADCCVSPWSLVGLSFTVSYTAYIVLTFCKVYLKGFSEREQRDFLHRGWTEGVTLMLLAMQTGLLSLKKFEKILLLSIVLFIVISSTIQSIHELTNPVLLSLGASNNRSVGKHVKVLALSFALMCVPLYMSYMVFTIFDMELWLLIIVSSCLLTAIQTLGSVLIYALFMVDHRYETPWESLDDVVYSIQSLCHILEFFLALFVLCYGGLESMNASYNLTGGLVIMVHSYFNVYQRAQAGWNSFMKRRNASRKISHLPKADPAELSSRKDLCPICYEEMHSACITPCKHLFHSICLRKWLYVQEKCPLCHSAIVESNPSGSGDNVSQDQQPTNQEQDSSQPGARGDADSATTESATSSTKVLPSQECPQNATTDSQSESRSVSTVYSREDSNSVSKGVACVSSEDQNCSNSMHSSIPANVPVS from the exons ATGGATCTCGGCAAACCTAATCTTCTTCGTTTTTCCAATGTTGTTCTTCGCCTCCCGAGTGTTTTTATTCTGGAATCTCTTTACCATTCGAGGGCTAAAAAACTGATTGAAGAGAGCGATGTGCTGAACAATGAAGTGGTGGAAAAGCTTGGAGTTGCACCTGAGAAATTAACTCTTGGTGCTCAATATGTTG GTTATCTCATTGCTCTTCTGTTGCATGCTTTGCCGCTGCACATGCTCTTCAAGTTCTATGTCCACATGATTGTTGGTATCCTGATCCTTGCCTCCCACCATCTCTCCAGCCACTACCTTGCCCTACAAGCCCAGGCTGACCCTGCCAGTCATGAATCTATCTACAACACCACCTCCAGCATTCATCAGCTCTTCATGTTCATCGGTCTCCAGACAGTGATCTGCGTGGTTTGCTCGCAGCTTCTCAAGACAAGGCACATCTGGGCCTTTGCGCCATACCTTTTACCGCTTCTTGCCCGAGCCTGTGGGCTGTCAGTGCCATTCGCGGTGGTCATGCACGCAATCGCAGAAATCATCTGTATGGTAGTCGTCACTGTCTTTACCCTGAGGCACATCCTGGTGCCATACCGCCTGGCCCTCATTGGGTTGCAGACCTTGCAGGAGTACGTCGAGTTGTATGGAATTGTCAGTGTCGTTTTGGCCCTTTACAACAGGTTCTTTGTGCCTGCCATATACTTGGTGTTCTGGATAACCATATTCATGTACCAGCTCTACTCATACTTTGCCAACAAAAGCCATATGGCTGTGCAGGAGAAATGGGTTCTGATCCTTCTTGCATCTGTAGCGGATTGTTGCGTCAGCCCCTGGAGCCTGGTTGGGCTCAGCTTTACAGTGTCCTATACAGCATATATTGTGCTTACATTCTGCAAGGTGTACCTGAAGGGATTCAGTGAGAGAGAACAAAGGGATTTCCTGCACAGAGGATGGACAGAAGGGGTGACTCTTATGTTGCTGGCAATGCAGACAGGCCTTCTCAGCctgaaaaagtttgagaaaatcctCCTCCTTAGTATTGTACTCTTTATTGTGATCTCGTCTACAATCCAATCTATCCATGAACTGACCAACCCTGTGTTGTTGTCTCTTGGAGCATCCAACAATCGCAGTGTTGGGAAACATGTCAAAGTTCTGGCCCTTAGTTTCGCCTTGATGTGTGTCCCACTATATATGAGCTACATGGTTTTCACTATTTTTGACATGGAGTTGTGGCTTTTAATCATTGTGTCAAGTTGCTTGCTGACAGCTATTCAGACTTTGGGTTCAGTCTTGATCTATGCCCTCTTTATGGTGGATCACCGCTACGAAACACCTTGGGAATCGCTGGATGATGTAGTCTATAGCATCCAATCTCTGTGCCATATTCTAGAGTTTTTCCTGGCCCTTTTTGTCCTCTGCTATGGAGGGCTGGAATCTATGAATGCCAGTTACAACCTCACTGGCGGATTAGTGATCATGGTGCACTCCTACTTCAACGTGTACCAACGTGCTCAGGCGGGATGGAATTCCTTCATGAAGCGTCGCAATGCATCACGGAAGATCAGCCATCTCCCCAAGGCAGACCCTGCAGAGTTGTCCTCCAGGAAAGATCTTTGTCCGATCTGTTATGAAGAGATGCATTCAGCGTGCATCACCCCTTGCAAGCATCTATTCCACAGTATCTGCTTGCGGAAGTGGCTTTATGTCCAGGAGAAGTGTCCGTTGTGCCACAGTGCTATTGTGGAATCCAATCCCAGCGGGTCTGGTGATAACGTAAGTCAAGACCAACAGCCCACCAACCAGGAACAAGACAGTTCGCAGCCGGGTGCTCGTGGGGATGCTGATTCAGCTACAACCGAGTCAGCCACAAGCAGCACCAAGGTACTGCCTTCACAAGAATGCCCTCAAAATGCTACCACCGATTCCCAATCAGAATCTAGGTCAGTATCAACAGTTTACTCGCGAGAAGATTCCAACTCAGTGTCAAAAGGTGTTGCATGTGTTTCCTCTGAAGACCAAAATTGCTCCAATAGCATGCACAGTTCCATTCCTGCTAATGTTCCAGTGAGTTAA
- the LOC121425087 gene encoding uncharacterized protein LOC121425087, with translation MPPLTLFLNEDVTKLLHNKYVVILGDSIQRGIYKDLVALLQGNEYLSSQDLKAKGEKNFMNDVLMEGGIMHNGINYREVRQYRTDYHLVRFYFITRIFNKYWENIIFPDLQGEPVPDVVIMNSCLWDVSRYGQKYCMTSFKRNVETTFSKLNSILPIETLIIWNTALPVARDIKGGFLLPELKDLSKTMRLDVLKANYYAKELAKCYEIDVLDLNYFFRNQMHRQVGDGVHWNYVAHRRISNLILAHIAVSWGVGCPRGKDSLKLSENLYFDFETEDEKASRKALEQGDRKTDSPAFTETKENVSHSISSKDKPTSTVRLEEKSGEKLARPSDADNMKDFNKDDGKSVLVSKVKDDKDGRRSQSPIEMNAPRSSRNPLEQDRPPSRPSSRSSNRSEDRADSGKRHQGDRSPTRTNTPPIGGTRPAPLVELKPMDIGNTPKDSLHLPRSRPRSPGHSFKSSLPRAGGRYQPYPNQNSVHPNFYPQNQPQSWLPSQPVTPRPYYPQPQYMPYQNPQALIHQYPQDARHFLNPYQVPNLQYDNRMRQRLAAERNLEVMHGFLQGDVYGLL, from the exons ggtgagAAGAATTTCATGAATGATGTACTGATGGAAGGAGGTATTATGCATAATGGCATCAATTATAGAGAAGTAAGACAATACAGGACCGATTATCATCTAGTCAg GTTTTACTTCATCACCAGAATCTTCAACAAATATTGGGAGAACATCATCTTTCCAGACTTGCAGGGAGAGCCTGTGCCTGACGTGGTCATCATGAACTCTTGCCTTTGGGACGTTTCCCGTTACGGCCAAAAATACTGCATGACCTCCTTCAAGCGTAATGTAGAGACAACCTTCAGCAAACTCAACAGCATCCTCCCGATTGAAACCCTCATCATCTGGAACACCGCCCTGCCTGTAGCTCGTGATATCAAAGGAGGGTTCCTGCTTCCGGAGCTCAAGGATCTTAGCAAGACCATGCGCTTGGATGTCCTCAAGGCCAACTACTATGCCAAAGAGCTGGCAAAGTGCTACGAGATTGATGTTCTTGATCTCAACTACTTCTTCCGTAATCAGATGCATCGACAGGTTGGGGATGGTGTGCACTGGAACTATGTGGCTCACCGGAGGATCTCCAACTTGATCTTGGCCCACATCGCAGTGTCCTGGGGTGTTGGGTGCCCAAGAGGTAAGGATTCATTGAAGCTTTCTGAGAACCTTTACTTTGACTTTGAGACAGAAGATGAAAAGGCTTCTCGGAAGGCATTGGAGCAGGGTGACCGGAAGACTGATTCACCAGCGTTCACGGAAACAAAAGAGAACGTCAGTCACTCCATATCTAGCAAAGACAAACCTACAAGCACTGTTAGATTGGAAGAAAAGTCTGGTGAGAAGTTGGCAAGGCCTTCTGATGCTGAcaacatgaaagattttaacAAGGACGATGGTAAATCTGTCTTGGTTTCTAAGGTCAAGGATGACAAAGATGGCAGAAGATCACAGAGTCCAATTGAAATGAATGCTCCAAGGAGTTCTAGAAACCCCCTCGAACAAGACCGTCCACCAAGCCGTCCTTCAAGCCGATCTTCAAACCGATCAGAAGATCGGGCTGATTCGGGTAAGAGGCACCAAGGAGACAGATCTCCAACTCGTACAAACACCCCACCCATTGGAGGAACGAGGCCTGCTCCTCTTGTAGAGCTTAAGCCTATGGACATTGGTAATACTCCCAAGGATTCGCTTCATTTGCCAAGGTCAAGACCAAGGTCACCAGGGCATTCATTCAAGAGCAGCTTACCAAGAGCCGGTGGGAGATACCAGCCTTATCCCAATCAGAACAGCGTACATCCAAACTTCTATCCTCAAAACCAACCACAGTCCTGGCTTCCAAGTCAACCAGTTACACCCCGGCCTTACTATCCTCAGCCACAGTACATGCCATACCAAAATCCACAAGCCTTGATCCATCAATACCCACAAGACGCTAGACATTTCCTCAACCCATACCAGGTGCCGAACCTTCAGTACGACAACCGTATGCGCCAGCGATTGGCTGCAGAGCGTAACCTGGAGGTCATGCACGGCTTCTTGCAGGGAGATGTGTACGGGTTGCTGTGA